A genomic segment from Stappia indica encodes:
- a CDS encoding metal ABC transporter permease, giving the protein MGAEFVQLSLTPILIGVLSAIACALPGNFLILRRQALIGDAISHVVLPGIVVAFLVTGSLASLPMLAGAAGAALVAVLLIETIRRLGRIEPGAAMGVVFTAMFAGGVLLLEQSDTSGVHLDVEHALMGNLESLIWFDATGWGSLLDPAALAGLPPELPRIALVAAAMTALMLVFWRPLKLSTFDEGFAATLGLPVRLIGLGLVAASAVAAVAAFDAVGSIIVIAMFICPPATARLMTERLERQVAWSAIFAALSAVLGYVLAGYGPQWFGAVNAVSAAGMIATVSGVILAIACLFAPHRRRVGQPVA; this is encoded by the coding sequence ATGGGTGCCGAGTTCGTCCAGCTGTCGCTGACGCCGATCCTCATCGGCGTGCTCTCGGCGATTGCCTGCGCACTGCCGGGCAACTTCCTGATCCTGCGCCGGCAGGCGCTGATCGGCGATGCGATCAGCCATGTGGTGCTGCCGGGCATCGTCGTTGCCTTCCTCGTCACCGGCAGCCTGGCCAGCCTGCCGATGCTCGCGGGGGCGGCAGGCGCTGCGCTGGTCGCGGTCCTCCTCATCGAGACCATCCGCCGGCTCGGCCGCATCGAGCCGGGGGCCGCGATGGGCGTCGTCTTCACGGCGATGTTTGCCGGCGGCGTTCTGCTGCTGGAGCAGAGCGACACCAGCGGGGTTCATCTGGATGTCGAGCACGCGCTCATGGGCAATCTGGAAAGCCTGATCTGGTTCGATGCGACCGGCTGGGGCTCGCTGCTGGATCCGGCAGCGCTTGCCGGCCTGCCGCCCGAGCTGCCGCGCATCGCACTGGTCGCCGCCGCGATGACCGCGCTGATGCTGGTGTTCTGGCGGCCGCTGAAACTCTCTACCTTCGACGAGGGCTTCGCCGCGACGCTCGGACTGCCGGTGCGGCTGATCGGCCTGGGGCTGGTTGCGGCCTCCGCGGTGGCCGCGGTTGCGGCCTTCGACGCGGTCGGCTCGATCATCGTCATTGCCATGTTCATCTGCCCGCCGGCGACGGCGCGGCTGATGACCGAGCGTCTGGAGCGACAGGTCGCCTGGAGCGCGATCTTCGCCGCGCTCTCCGCGGTGCTCGGCTATGTGCTGGCCGGGTATGGACCGCAGTGGTTCGGCGCCGTCAACGCCGTCAGCGCCGCCGGCATGATCGCCACCGTGTCCGGCGTCATCCTGGCCATTGCCTGCCTTTTTGCTCCGCATCGTCGGCGCGTCGGCCAGCCTGTGGCCTGA
- a CDS encoding metal ABC transporter permease encodes MPVSGSPLEAFVSALLLQAGYNAALVAIGAGLLGIAAGAGGTFLFLRKRALVSDAIAHATLPGVGIAFLVMVGLGLDGRSLVGLLAGSALSAALGLLCVEWITRRTRLAEDTAIGAVLSVFFGFGIVLLTVIQTLSQGRQAGLEGFLLGSTAGMLYSDAVVIALGGVLAVLALVALRRPMTLVSFDPGFAAALGLNTRRIDLAMMLLVLAVTVTGLKIVGLVLVVALLIIPPVAARLWSERTDHVVLIAGAIGGVSGYAGAAMSAAAPGLPTGPIIVLVAFSLFLLSLAFAPGRGVLAAAIRHRRFQLRLHRRQGLLSLARGEPIFDPLTLKVLRREGLIRPDRVPTEAGRIEAGRALVDERRFEVARRIHRDDPLSHRYDGLTPITAVMTGDEIAEIDRMLAASATLRRGEAS; translated from the coding sequence ATGCCGGTGTCGGGTTCCCCGCTGGAAGCCTTCGTTTCCGCGCTCCTGCTGCAGGCCGGCTACAATGCGGCGCTGGTCGCCATCGGCGCGGGGCTGCTCGGCATCGCCGCCGGGGCGGGGGGCACCTTCCTGTTCCTGCGCAAGCGGGCGCTGGTCAGCGACGCCATCGCCCATGCGACGCTGCCGGGCGTCGGCATCGCCTTTCTCGTCATGGTCGGCCTCGGGCTCGACGGGCGCAGCCTCGTGGGGCTGCTGGCCGGCTCCGCCCTGTCGGCCGCGCTCGGTCTTCTGTGCGTCGAGTGGATCACTCGCCGCACCCGTCTTGCCGAGGATACGGCGATCGGCGCGGTGCTCTCCGTCTTCTTCGGCTTCGGCATCGTGCTGCTGACGGTGATCCAGACCCTGTCGCAAGGGCGGCAGGCGGGGCTGGAAGGCTTCCTGCTCGGCTCGACGGCGGGTATGCTCTATTCCGATGCGGTGGTGATCGCGCTCGGCGGCGTGCTCGCCGTGCTCGCGCTGGTCGCGCTGCGCCGGCCGATGACGCTGGTGTCTTTCGATCCGGGCTTTGCGGCCGCCCTCGGGCTCAACACCCGCCGCATCGATCTTGCCATGATGCTGCTGGTACTGGCCGTCACCGTGACGGGGCTGAAGATCGTCGGGCTGGTGCTGGTGGTGGCGCTGCTGATCATCCCCCCGGTCGCCGCCCGGCTGTGGAGCGAGCGGACCGACCATGTGGTGCTGATCGCCGGCGCTATCGGCGGCGTATCGGGCTATGCGGGCGCGGCCATGTCCGCCGCCGCGCCGGGCCTGCCGACAGGGCCGATCATCGTGCTCGTCGCCTTCTCGCTGTTTCTTCTGTCCCTGGCCTTCGCGCCCGGTCGCGGCGTGCTGGCCGCCGCCATCCGCCATCGCCGCTTCCAGCTGCGCCTGCACCGCCGCCAGGGCCTGCTGTCGCTGGCCCGGGGCGAGCCGATCTTCGATCCGCTGACGCTGAAGGTCCTGCGCCGCGAGGGGCTGATCCGCCCCGACCGGGTGCCGACCGAGGCCGGACGCATCGAGGCGGGCCGCGCGCTGGTCGACGAGCGCCGTTTCGAGGTGGCGCGCCGGATCCACCGGGACGATCCGCTCAGCCACCGCTACGACGGGCTGACGCCGATTACGGCCGTGATGACGGGCGACGAGATCGCCGAGATCGACCGCATGCTTGCCGCTTCGGCGACGCTGCGGCGCGGGGAGGCAAGCTGA
- a CDS encoding metal ABC transporter ATP-binding protein, giving the protein MQARDRIELVQGREAEAAARAEAARAAMALREITVSYGESPAVFSVDATFPRDSLVAIVGPNGAGKSTLLKAALGVVPRLSGTVTVFGTPLERARERVAYVPQRASVDWDFPTRVIDVVMMGLYRELGLLGLVRASHRERALACLARVGMTDFATRQIGQLSGGQQQRVFLARALAQGADLYLLDEPFAGVDAATEKAIIDVLKELKGEGRTVVCVHHDLATVADYFDRVLLINTRRIAEGPVAEVFTAENLQATYGGRLASAHIDQLRLSEQG; this is encoded by the coding sequence ATGCAGGCGCGGGACAGGATCGAACTGGTGCAAGGCCGAGAGGCCGAGGCGGCGGCACGGGCAGAGGCCGCGCGGGCGGCGATGGCCCTGCGGGAGATCACGGTCTCCTACGGCGAAAGCCCGGCGGTCTTCTCCGTCGACGCCACGTTTCCGCGCGACAGCCTCGTCGCCATCGTTGGCCCGAACGGAGCCGGCAAGTCGACCCTGCTGAAGGCCGCGCTCGGCGTCGTGCCGCGCCTGTCGGGCACCGTCACCGTCTTCGGCACGCCGCTGGAGCGGGCGCGCGAGCGGGTGGCCTATGTTCCGCAGCGCGCGTCGGTCGATTGGGACTTCCCGACCCGCGTCATCGATGTGGTCATGATGGGGCTTTACCGGGAGCTCGGTCTGCTGGGCCTGGTGCGGGCCAGCCACCGCGAGCGGGCGCTTGCCTGTCTTGCCCGTGTCGGCATGACCGATTTCGCCACGCGCCAGATCGGCCAGCTGTCCGGCGGGCAGCAGCAGCGGGTGTTTCTTGCCCGCGCGCTGGCGCAAGGGGCTGATCTCTATCTGCTGGACGAGCCCTTTGCAGGCGTCGATGCGGCGACCGAGAAGGCCATCATCGACGTGCTGAAGGAGCTGAAGGGGGAGGGGCGCACGGTCGTTTGCGTGCATCATGACCTTGCGACCGTCGCCGACTATTTCGACCGGGTGCTGCTGATCAATACCCGCCGCATCGCGGAAGGGCCGGTCGCCGAGGTCTTCACGGCCGAGAACCTGCAGGCGACCTATGGCGGACGGCTGGCCTCTGCGCATATCGACCAGCTGCGTTTGTCGGAGCAGGGGTGA
- a CDS encoding metal ABC transporter solute-binding protein, Zn/Mn family → MAGTLALAALGVLSPAGARAEPPLSVVATTGMIADAARQIGGDRVSVRALMGPGVDPHAYRQTRSDIAAMVRADLVLWHGLYLEAQMEEFMKELGARKPVVAVAESLPRELLISHVDYSDKFDPHVWMDPRLWSRVVETVHEALAAARPEDAEVFAANAKAYQDELARLADYSDTVFASVPETARVLVTAHDAFSYFGRAQGFEVLGIQGISTQSEAGLQRVAELVDILVQRKIGAVFVESSVSDRSVRALIEGAASRGHTVVIGGELFSDAMGAEGTYEGTYPGMIDHNATIISRALGGEAPERGMAGRLAAGS, encoded by the coding sequence ATGGCGGGCACGCTCGCGCTTGCGGCCTTGGGCGTCCTTTCGCCCGCCGGGGCGCGGGCCGAGCCGCCGCTGTCGGTCGTCGCGACCACCGGCATGATCGCCGATGCGGCCCGGCAGATCGGCGGCGACCGGGTGAGCGTGCGCGCGCTGATGGGGCCGGGCGTCGATCCGCATGCCTATCGCCAGACGCGCTCCGACATCGCCGCCATGGTCCGCGCCGATCTCGTCCTGTGGCACGGGCTCTATCTCGAGGCGCAGATGGAGGAGTTCATGAAGGAGCTCGGCGCCCGCAAGCCGGTCGTCGCGGTGGCCGAGAGCCTGCCGCGCGAGCTGCTGATCTCCCATGTCGACTATTCCGACAAGTTCGACCCGCATGTGTGGATGGATCCGCGCCTGTGGTCGCGGGTCGTCGAGACGGTGCACGAGGCGCTCGCCGCGGCCCGGCCCGAGGATGCGGAGGTCTTCGCCGCCAATGCCAAGGCCTATCAGGACGAGTTGGCGCGCCTTGCCGACTATTCGGACACGGTCTTCGCTAGCGTGCCCGAAACTGCGCGGGTTCTGGTCACCGCACACGATGCCTTCAGCTATTTTGGTCGCGCCCAGGGCTTCGAGGTGCTCGGCATCCAGGGCATCTCGACCCAGAGCGAGGCCGGGCTGCAGCGGGTGGCGGAACTCGTCGATATCCTGGTGCAGCGCAAGATCGGCGCGGTCTTCGTGGAAAGTTCGGTCTCCGACCGGTCGGTGCGGGCCTTGATCGAGGGTGCTGCGTCCAGAGGGCACACGGTCGTCATCGGCGGCGAGCTTTTTTCCGACGCGATGGGGGCGGAGGGTACCTATGAGGGCACCTATCCGGGCATGATCGACCACAACGCCACGATCATTTCCCGTGCCCTTGGCGGCGAAGCGCCCGAGCGGGGCATGGCCGGACGGCTGGCGGCAGGAAGCTGA
- a CDS encoding DeoR/GlpR family DNA-binding transcription regulator, with protein sequence MTSDLAITARQREIADLVQSNGFASVEALAERFEVTTQTIRRDLTRLCEHGILRRTHGGVEPPAPAGNLHYARRQILNLPQKRAIAEAVAREVPDGASLAFSIGTTPEIVMQALGRHQGLRVFTNNLHVAFSASQNPDFEVTIAGGRLRHGDRDILGAETERFFSAYKVDIGIFGVAGVDADGTLLDFHEDEVAARQAILANCRRAFLVLDASKFGRPAHVRGGHITDVAAVFCDAALPASVEALLTAAGRKSLVCTNNNEER encoded by the coding sequence ATGACCAGCGACCTGGCCATAACTGCGCGCCAGCGCGAGATCGCCGATCTGGTGCAGTCGAACGGCTTCGCCTCGGTGGAGGCACTGGCCGAGCGGTTCGAGGTGACCACGCAGACGATCCGGCGTGATCTCACCCGGCTGTGCGAGCACGGCATTCTGCGGCGCACCCATGGCGGTGTCGAGCCCCCCGCGCCCGCCGGCAACCTTCATTACGCACGCCGGCAGATCCTGAACCTGCCGCAGAAGCGGGCGATCGCGGAGGCGGTGGCGCGCGAGGTTCCCGACGGGGCCTCGCTTGCCTTCTCCATCGGCACGACGCCGGAAATCGTGATGCAGGCGCTCGGCCGCCACCAGGGGCTGCGCGTGTTCACCAACAACCTGCATGTCGCCTTCTCCGCATCGCAGAACCCGGACTTCGAAGTGACCATCGCCGGCGGACGGCTGCGCCACGGCGACCGCGACATCCTGGGCGCCGAGACCGAGCGCTTCTTCTCCGCCTACAAGGTCGACATCGGGATCTTCGGCGTTGCCGGCGTCGATGCCGACGGCACGCTGCTCGACTTCCATGAGGACGAGGTCGCCGCGCGACAGGCGATCCTCGCCAATTGCCGGCGCGCCTTCCTGGTGCTCGACGCCAGCAAGTTCGGCCGCCCCGCGCATGTGCGCGGCGGCCATATCACCGACGTTGCCGCGGTCTTCTGCGACGCCGCCCTGCCCGCCTCCGTCGAGGCGCTGCTGACGGCGGCCGGACGCAAGAGCTTGGTGTGCACCAACAACAACGAGGAGCGCTGA
- a CDS encoding ABC transporter ATP-binding protein, whose translation MNTPATDGRPGGQEILLENVSKVWGAHKAVDDLSIRVPAGTFTVLLGPSGCGKSTTLRMIAGLESSDAGRILIGGRDVTHLPAAERDLAMVFQSYALFPHLDVAENIVFGLKVRRVARDEREARLKRVAELLGLSALLGRKPSQLSGGQQQRVALGRAIIAERPVCLMDEPLSNLDAKLRHEMRVEIRALQKKLGFTMVYVTHDQVEAITMADQVVLLNGGRLEQASDPRALYQRPETPFAARFIGVPPMNVLPGALLADLDAGLAAHKVGLRPEALTLADRGPLAARVASLEYLGADMLIDCEAGGSIFTVRLPGDHDIAAGTDIRLGFAPQDLHVFDGATGHRRDDLAAATGARIAG comes from the coding sequence ATGAACACGCCCGCGACAGACGGCCGCCCGGGGGGCCAGGAAATCCTGCTTGAAAACGTCTCGAAGGTCTGGGGCGCCCACAAGGCGGTCGACGACCTGTCGATCCGCGTGCCAGCCGGCACGTTCACCGTCCTGCTGGGTCCGTCGGGCTGCGGCAAGTCGACGACGCTGCGGATGATCGCCGGCCTGGAAAGCTCCGATGCGGGACGCATCCTGATCGGCGGGCGGGACGTCACCCACCTGCCGGCGGCCGAACGCGATCTTGCGATGGTGTTCCAGTCCTATGCGCTGTTTCCCCATCTCGACGTTGCCGAGAACATCGTCTTCGGCCTGAAGGTGCGCCGTGTGGCCAGGGACGAGCGCGAGGCGCGGCTGAAGCGCGTGGCCGAGCTCCTGGGCCTGTCCGCCCTGCTCGGCCGCAAGCCTTCGCAGTTGTCGGGCGGCCAGCAGCAGCGCGTGGCGCTGGGGCGCGCCATCATCGCCGAGCGGCCCGTCTGCCTGATGGACGAGCCGCTGTCCAATCTCGACGCCAAGCTGCGCCACGAGATGCGGGTGGAGATCCGCGCGCTGCAGAAGAAGCTCGGCTTCACCATGGTCTATGTCACCCACGATCAGGTCGAGGCCATCACCATGGCCGACCAGGTGGTGCTGCTGAACGGCGGCCGGCTGGAACAGGCGAGCGATCCGCGCGCCCTCTACCAGCGGCCCGAGACGCCGTTCGCCGCCCGTTTCATCGGCGTTCCGCCGATGAACGTGCTGCCGGGCGCGCTGCTGGCCGACCTGGACGCAGGTCTTGCCGCCCACAAGGTCGGGCTGCGCCCCGAGGCCTTGACCCTGGCGGACCGCGGCCCGCTCGCCGCGCGGGTGGCGAGCCTGGAATATCTCGGCGCCGACATGCTGATCGACTGCGAGGCCGGCGGAAGCATCTTCACCGTCCGCCTGCCGGGCGACCACGACATCGCCGCCGGCACGGACATCCGCCTCGGCTTCGCGCCGCAGGACCTGCACGTCTTCGACGGCGCCACCGGCCATCGCCGCGACGATCTCGCGGCGGCCACGGGAGCCCGCATCGCCGGTTGA
- a CDS encoding ABC transporter substrate-binding protein: MLKSMLMKAVATATLSTGLALGTWASAQAVELQFFFPVAVGGKAADTIQSLTDEYVANNPDVKIDAVYSGSYQDTIAKVITASRGGTPPQLSMALSADMFTLIDEDLIVPFDDYLKSDEDKAWLQGFYPAFMENSQTGGKTYGIPFQRSTPVMYWNKEAFKEAGLDPETPPATWEELVEFGKKLTKKDANGNVTQWGVRIPSSGFPYWLFQGLTTQNDVILANSEGNKTNFDDPKVAEALQYMVDLSTKHGVMEPGIIEWGATPKAFFERQTAIMWTTTGNLTNVRDNAPFEFGVGMLPANKRRGAPTGGGNFYLFKGASEEQLTAAADFVKWITGPEQAAKWTIATGYVAPRPDAWETEAMKTYAADFPPATVARDQLEFAVAELSTYQNQRVTTIFNDALAAAITGQKDAATALKDAQAQADAILAEYR; the protein is encoded by the coding sequence ATGTTGAAATCGATGCTGATGAAGGCCGTCGCCACGGCGACCCTTTCGACCGGACTGGCACTCGGCACATGGGCCTCCGCCCAGGCCGTCGAGCTGCAGTTCTTCTTTCCGGTGGCTGTCGGTGGCAAGGCCGCCGATACCATCCAGTCCCTGACCGACGAATATGTCGCGAACAACCCGGACGTGAAGATCGACGCCGTCTATTCCGGCTCCTACCAGGACACCATCGCCAAGGTGATCACCGCCTCGCGCGGCGGCACCCCGCCGCAGCTGTCCATGGCCCTGTCGGCCGACATGTTCACGCTGATCGACGAGGACCTGATCGTCCCCTTCGACGACTACCTGAAGAGCGATGAGGACAAGGCCTGGCTCCAGGGCTTCTATCCCGCCTTCATGGAAAACAGCCAGACCGGCGGCAAGACCTACGGCATCCCGTTCCAGCGCTCCACCCCGGTGATGTACTGGAACAAGGAAGCCTTCAAGGAAGCGGGTCTCGACCCCGAGACGCCGCCGGCGACCTGGGAAGAACTGGTCGAGTTCGGCAAGAAGCTGACCAAGAAGGACGCCAACGGCAACGTCACCCAGTGGGGCGTGCGCATCCCGAGCTCCGGCTTCCCCTACTGGCTGTTCCAGGGCCTGACGACGCAGAACGACGTCATCCTGGCCAACAGCGAGGGCAACAAGACCAATTTCGACGACCCGAAGGTCGCCGAGGCGCTGCAGTACATGGTCGACCTGTCGACCAAGCACGGCGTGATGGAGCCGGGCATCATCGAGTGGGGCGCAACGCCGAAGGCCTTCTTCGAGCGCCAGACCGCGATCATGTGGACCACCACCGGCAACCTGACCAACGTGCGTGACAACGCGCCGTTCGAGTTCGGCGTCGGCATGCTGCCCGCCAACAAGCGCCGCGGCGCCCCGACCGGCGGCGGCAACTTCTACCTGTTCAAGGGCGCGTCCGAAGAGCAGCTGACCGCGGCCGCCGACTTCGTGAAGTGGATCACCGGTCCCGAGCAGGCCGCCAAGTGGACCATCGCCACGGGCTATGTCGCGCCGCGTCCGGACGCCTGGGAGACCGAGGCGATGAAGACCTACGCCGCCGACTTCCCGCCGGCCACCGTTGCCCGCGACCAGCTCGAGTTCGCCGTCGCGGAGCTGTCCACCTACCAGAACCAGCGCGTGACGACGATCTTCAACGATGCGCTCGCCGCCGCCATCACCGGCCAGAAGGACGCGGCGACCGCTCTGAAGGACGCGCAGGCCCAGGCCGACGCGATCCTCGCCGAGTATCGCTGA
- a CDS encoding carbohydrate ABC transporter permease: MTTATGRTRVPMLIRSREWIHAWLLLLPALFFLFAFTHVPAVMTLWNSFHSTPRGRRPARFIGLDNYERMMGDPIFWKVLGNNLWFAFGTIPLSVGIAIVMALWVNDRLAGRGFVRMAYFTPTVLPLIAVANIWLFFYTPGFGLIDQVGSALFGWPQTNWLGDPSTALNAVIVVTVWKEAGFFMIFYLAALQAIPPSLVEAAKIEGAGRWTIFWRITFPLMMPTTLFVSINAVINSFRLVDHIFILTNGGPDNASSLLLFHIYETAFKYWETGYGATLTVAMLAILCALAIGQFFFFDRRVHYK, encoded by the coding sequence ATGACGACCGCGACAGGCCGCACGAGAGTGCCGATGCTGATACGCAGCCGCGAGTGGATACACGCGTGGCTGTTGCTGCTTCCCGCGCTCTTCTTCCTTTTCGCCTTCACCCATGTGCCGGCGGTGATGACGCTGTGGAACAGTTTCCACTCGACCCCGCGCGGCCGGCGACCGGCCCGGTTCATCGGCCTCGACAATTACGAGCGGATGATGGGCGATCCCATCTTCTGGAAAGTGCTGGGCAACAATCTGTGGTTCGCCTTCGGCACGATCCCGCTCTCCGTCGGCATCGCCATCGTCATGGCCCTTTGGGTCAATGACCGCCTCGCGGGGCGCGGCTTCGTGCGCATGGCCTATTTCACCCCGACCGTGCTGCCGCTGATCGCCGTCGCCAATATCTGGCTGTTCTTCTACACGCCCGGCTTCGGCCTGATCGACCAGGTCGGCTCGGCCCTGTTCGGCTGGCCGCAGACCAACTGGCTCGGCGACCCGTCGACCGCCCTCAACGCCGTCATCGTCGTCACGGTGTGGAAGGAGGCCGGCTTCTTCATGATCTTCTATCTTGCGGCCCTGCAGGCGATCCCGCCCTCCCTGGTGGAAGCTGCGAAGATCGAGGGCGCCGGCCGCTGGACGATCTTCTGGCGCATCACCTTCCCCTTGATGATGCCGACCACGCTCTTCGTGTCGATCAACGCGGTGATCAACTCCTTCCGCCTGGTCGATCACATCTTCATCCTGACCAATGGCGGCCCGGACAACGCCTCCTCGCTGCTGCTGTTCCACATCTACGAGACGGCCTTCAAGTACTGGGAGACCGGCTACGGCGCGACGCTGACCGTCGCGATGCTGGCGATCCTGTGTGCGCTCGCCATCGGCCAGTTCTTCTTCTTCGACCGCAGGGTGCACTACAAATGA
- a CDS encoding carbohydrate ABC transporter permease, which yields MTAAADAPARPRRRRFDLDRTLNTLAAWVLALMWILPLAFAIWTAIHPSAYEARFELLAPLTFENFEKAWGAAPFARYFLNTFMLVTLILAGQFLLCTLAAYAFARFTFPGRSILFTLVLLQLLVMPDILIVENYKTMRILGLVDTIPAIALPYIASGFGIFLLRQTFMTVPRELDEAARIEGSSILGILWRVYIPLAKPTYLAYGLVSVSHHWNNFLWPLIVTNSVDTRPVTVGLSVFSAIDSGIEWSVINAATLMTSGPLLIAFLLFQRQFVQSFMRAGIK from the coding sequence ATGACCGCCGCAGCCGACGCTCCCGCCCGCCCGCGCCGCCGGCGCTTCGACCTCGACCGGACGCTCAACACGCTCGCCGCCTGGGTGCTGGCCCTGATGTGGATCCTGCCGCTCGCCTTCGCGATCTGGACGGCGATCCACCCCTCCGCCTACGAGGCCCGCTTCGAGCTGCTGGCGCCGCTGACTTTCGAGAATTTCGAGAAGGCCTGGGGTGCCGCACCCTTCGCGCGCTACTTCCTCAACACCTTCATGCTGGTCACGCTGATCCTCGCCGGCCAGTTCCTGCTGTGCACGCTGGCCGCCTATGCCTTCGCGCGCTTCACCTTTCCCGGCCGCTCGATCCTGTTCACGCTAGTGCTGCTGCAGCTTCTGGTGATGCCGGACATCCTGATCGTCGAGAACTACAAGACCATGCGCATCCTCGGCCTGGTCGACACCATCCCGGCGATCGCGCTGCCCTACATCGCCTCCGGCTTCGGCATCTTCCTGCTGCGCCAGACCTTCATGACCGTGCCGCGCGAACTCGACGAGGCCGCGCGCATCGAGGGCTCCAGCATCCTCGGCATCCTGTGGCGGGTCTACATCCCGCTCGCCAAGCCGACCTATCTCGCCTACGGCCTCGTCTCGGTCAGCCACCACTGGAACAACTTCCTGTGGCCGCTGATCGTCACCAACTCGGTCGACACGCGCCCCGTGACGGTCGGCCTCAGCGTCTTCTCGGCCATCGATTCCGGCATCGAGTGGTCGGTGATCAACGCGGCGACGCTGATGACCTCCGGACCGCTGCTGATCGCCTTCCTGCTGTTCCAGCGCCAGTTCGTGCAGAGCTTCATGCGCGCCGGCATCAAGTAG